In Terriglobus sp. TAA 43, a single window of DNA contains:
- a CDS encoding lipopolysaccharide assembly protein LapB, with protein sequence MDARSRDVVVAPLPAQVKAARRRLMLRDGLKFLTLTVVALLMSGVTTLLFRSFEAHREVLAVRWAERGQQALAAGKPAEAVTALHTSLGFRPDVRENQLALARALAASGRVNEAENYFLNLWQTQPGDGGINLELARLARQQGRSFNAIEYYRAAIFGNWSGDGPARRRDTRLELSSYLVGLGQGKAARAELLIAAGNNPDASSQLRIGEALEAADAPKEAATAYRNASDDKTFAATAQAKLGELCYAQGDYACASEELTRALRTTSWTAEQKQRMSALQDRSEWLREFVLSHDVPSQLRAEHLLKASRIAIARVDGCLVQHAEQADMMQLQAQWKALDTEKNRVELRHDDDVQDQYRRLIFSSERSAQNVCGAPTGDDALLLYLADHPATQFGGQS encoded by the coding sequence ATGGACGCACGAAGTCGCGATGTCGTGGTGGCGCCTTTACCTGCCCAGGTGAAGGCCGCTCGGCGACGCTTGATGCTGCGAGATGGCCTCAAATTCCTGACACTTACGGTTGTTGCGCTGCTCATGAGCGGCGTAACGACGCTGCTGTTTCGCAGCTTTGAGGCGCATCGCGAAGTTTTGGCGGTGCGATGGGCGGAGCGCGGGCAGCAGGCGCTGGCGGCGGGAAAACCGGCGGAAGCTGTTACTGCTCTGCACACTTCGCTGGGATTTCGACCGGATGTTCGTGAGAACCAGCTTGCCCTGGCGCGTGCGCTGGCAGCGAGCGGTCGCGTGAACGAGGCAGAGAATTACTTTCTGAATTTGTGGCAGACGCAGCCGGGCGATGGCGGTATCAACCTAGAGCTGGCCCGGTTGGCGCGGCAACAGGGCAGGTCTTTCAACGCGATTGAGTACTATCGCGCGGCGATTTTTGGTAATTGGAGCGGCGATGGTCCTGCGCGGCGACGGGATACTCGGCTGGAGTTGTCGAGCTACCTGGTGGGGCTGGGGCAGGGCAAGGCAGCTCGTGCGGAGTTGTTGATTGCGGCGGGGAATAATCCGGATGCGTCTTCGCAGCTTCGCATTGGTGAGGCGCTGGAGGCAGCGGATGCTCCGAAAGAGGCTGCTACGGCTTATCGCAATGCGAGTGACGACAAAACTTTCGCTGCGACGGCGCAGGCGAAGCTGGGCGAGCTTTGTTATGCGCAGGGTGACTATGCGTGTGCTTCGGAGGAGTTGACGCGGGCTTTGCGCACGACTTCGTGGACGGCGGAACAGAAGCAGCGCATGAGTGCGTTGCAGGATCGTTCGGAGTGGTTGCGAGAGTTTGTTCTTTCGCATGATGTGCCTTCTCAGTTGCGTGCGGAGCATTTGTTGAAGGCTTCGCGGATTGCGATCGCGCGCGTCGATGGTTGTCTTGTGCAACATGCAGAGCAGGCTGACATGATGCAATTGCAGGCGCAGTGGAAGGCGCTGGATACGGAGAAGAATCGTGTGGAGCTGCGGCACGACGATGATGTGCAGGACCAGTATCGGCGGTTGATTTTCAGCAGCGAACGAAGTGCGCAGAATGTATGTGGCGCGCCTACGGGCGATGATGCGTTGTTGCTTTACCTGGCGGACCATCCGGCGACGCAGTTCGGAGGTCAGTCATGA
- a CDS encoding SDR family NAD(P)-dependent oxidoreductase, which yields MSEGKLAGKVALVTGSSSGIGQGIAIRLAKDGADIVVNYSGNPTGADTTKQQIEALGRKVISVKADLSKVSDCQSLVQSGIDAFGKLDILINNAGVEKGSDFVDVTETDYDYVLNVNLKGVFFTTQAFVKNLLAKNMPGRIINISSVHEDMVFPHFASYCAAKGGVRMLMRDLAVELGPKNITVNNIAPGAIITPINQSLLNDKPKLNALLQNIPLGRMGTVDDVSALAAFLASDEAAYVTGSTYFVDGGLIRNYHEQ from the coding sequence ATGAGCGAAGGCAAACTCGCAGGCAAAGTAGCACTAGTCACTGGTTCGTCATCCGGCATTGGTCAAGGCATCGCCATCCGGCTCGCAAAAGACGGTGCAGATATCGTCGTCAACTACTCCGGCAATCCCACAGGCGCAGACACAACCAAACAACAGATCGAAGCACTCGGTCGCAAAGTAATCAGCGTCAAGGCTGATCTCTCCAAGGTCTCTGATTGCCAATCGCTCGTGCAGTCCGGCATTGATGCCTTCGGTAAGCTCGACATCCTCATCAACAACGCAGGCGTTGAAAAAGGATCGGATTTTGTCGATGTCACGGAAACGGATTACGACTACGTGCTCAACGTAAACCTCAAGGGTGTCTTCTTCACCACACAGGCCTTCGTGAAGAACCTGCTTGCAAAGAACATGCCAGGCCGCATCATCAACATCTCCTCCGTGCATGAGGACATGGTCTTCCCTCATTTCGCCAGCTACTGCGCAGCCAAGGGTGGCGTGCGCATGCTCATGCGCGACCTCGCCGTGGAACTCGGCCCAAAGAACATTACGGTCAACAACATAGCGCCCGGCGCCATCATCACGCCCATCAACCAGTCATTGCTGAACGACAAGCCAAAGCTCAATGCGCTACTGCAAAACATACCGTTGGGCCGCATGGGAACAGTAGACGATGTCTCTGCTCTCGCAGCCTTTCTCGCCAGCGATGAAGCGGCTTACGTCACCGGCTCCACGTATTTCGTCGACGGCGGCCTCATCCGCAACTACCACGAGCAATAG
- a CDS encoding agmatine/peptidylarginine deiminase — protein sequence MTDNTGYRMPAEWDAHTSTWIAWPHNAEDWPGKFQPIPWVYSEIVKNLSQVEDVNILVNDERAQKVATRILTRAGANLARIHFHLWKTDRIWLRDSGPIFVKKANEVAITNWKFNAWAKYPNWHNDDLIPSHVAKHYNMRAFEPMIGDHRVVLEGGSIDVNGAGALLTTEECLLSEVQQRNPGISKQQLETCFHDYLGIDQVLWLNRGCAGDDTHGHVDDIARFTAVDTIVAATEHNTADENHLPLAENLDRLRSFRQPNGKPYNVIELPMPAPVIFDGERLPASYANFYIANDLVLVPTFNDANDRIALNILADQFPTRKIVGIHCGDFIWGLGALHCMTQQEPA from the coding sequence ATGACAGACAATACTGGCTACCGCATGCCCGCAGAGTGGGACGCACACACCTCCACCTGGATCGCATGGCCGCACAACGCCGAAGACTGGCCCGGCAAGTTCCAGCCCATCCCCTGGGTCTACTCGGAGATCGTCAAGAACCTCTCACAGGTCGAAGACGTCAACATTCTCGTCAACGACGAGCGCGCACAAAAGGTCGCCACCCGCATCCTCACGCGCGCCGGCGCCAACCTCGCACGCATCCACTTCCATCTCTGGAAGACGGACCGCATCTGGCTACGCGACAGCGGCCCCATCTTCGTTAAGAAGGCTAACGAAGTAGCCATCACCAACTGGAAGTTCAACGCCTGGGCCAAGTACCCCAACTGGCACAACGACGACCTCATCCCATCGCACGTCGCGAAGCACTACAACATGCGCGCGTTTGAGCCGATGATCGGCGATCATCGCGTAGTCCTCGAAGGCGGCTCCATCGACGTCAACGGCGCGGGCGCCCTGCTCACCACGGAAGAGTGCCTGCTCAGCGAAGTCCAGCAACGCAACCCCGGCATCAGCAAGCAGCAGCTTGAAACCTGCTTCCACGACTATCTCGGCATCGACCAGGTGCTCTGGCTCAATCGCGGCTGCGCAGGCGACGACACGCACGGACACGTCGACGACATCGCGCGCTTCACCGCCGTCGACACCATCGTCGCCGCCACCGAGCACAACACCGCAGACGAAAATCACCTGCCGCTCGCGGAAAACCTCGACCGCCTGCGCAGCTTCCGTCAGCCCAACGGCAAGCCTTACAACGTCATCGAACTGCCCATGCCCGCACCGGTCATCTTCGACGGCGAACGCCTGCCCGCCAGCTACGCCAACTTCTACATCGCGAACGACCTTGTACTCGTCCCCACCTTCAACGACGCGAACGATCGCATCGCACTCAACATCCTCGCGGACCAGTTCCCCACCCGCAAAATTGTCGGCATCCACTGCGGCGACTTCATCTGGGGACTCGGCGCACTGCACTGCATGACCCAGCAGGAACCCGCATAA
- a CDS encoding cytochrome P460 family protein, with product MHKAFLAAASLLCLFIVAAHGIDAALQTDKSIPIPANYREWIYMTSGIDMNYAAPGAVGLTQEHHSVFDNVFVNPEAWASFKQTGHWPEGTTFVLENRTAEENTSINKGGHTQNTEVSGLEIHQKRNSEWSFYVRGKDGAEHLVPKPASCYTCHESHGAVDTSFAQFYPTALPIAKQKDTLSDVYRAESAPAATK from the coding sequence ATGCACAAGGCATTCCTCGCCGCAGCATCGCTTCTCTGCCTCTTCATCGTTGCAGCGCACGGCATTGACGCCGCACTGCAAACCGATAAGTCCATTCCCATCCCCGCGAACTATCGCGAATGGATTTACATGACCAGCGGCATCGACATGAACTACGCCGCGCCCGGTGCAGTAGGACTCACACAGGAACATCACTCCGTCTTCGATAACGTCTTCGTCAATCCCGAAGCGTGGGCATCGTTCAAGCAAACCGGCCATTGGCCCGAAGGCACAACCTTCGTGCTTGAGAATCGCACGGCAGAAGAAAACACCTCCATCAACAAAGGCGGCCACACGCAGAACACTGAAGTCAGCGGCCTCGAAATCCATCAGAAGCGCAACAGCGAATGGTCCTTTTACGTGCGCGGTAAAGATGGCGCAGAACACCTCGTTCCCAAACCCGCAAGCTGCTACACCTGCCACGAATCGCACGGCGCAGTAGACACAAGCTTCGCGCAGTTCTATCCAACAGCTCTTCCCATCGCGAAACAAAAAGACACCCTCAGCGACGTCTATCGCGCCGAATCAGCACCTGCCGCAACCAAGTAA
- a CDS encoding chloride channel protein, with amino-acid sequence MSAQEPVVVLQEMEAAAEQQVEHSSKREGRLFLLLSIFIGLISGLLVVSFRMAIEWLTVLLQGSAPAPHQLRLLIVPTVVGVVLGLMTRYVFPDVRGSGVNQTKAALYIHNGYISTKTMIGKFLLAALSIGSGQSLGPEDPSLHLGAGVASRIGRYVGLSRARLRLFGPVGAAAGLAAAFNAPITAVLFVIEEVIGQWTAAILGSIVLSAVSAVVVARWFWGSQAMFRVPNVNLRDPRELLAYAVLGVIGGFASLLLTRALEYLRPRLRSLPANRQVFAPAFAGLLVGAIAYLGVPQVLGVGYGTMDAAMHAEYTIGFLLLLAGIKLLTTTFSFSSGAPGGLFAPALFIGAMLGSAVGTFEHHFFPSLTGSVGSYALVGMGVFFAAFIRAPLTSVFMIMEMSGNYTIVLPVIVSNTIAYIISRSLQPVPILEVFTHQDGLYLPSLEEEREDTELRLEDALRPADVPVLNGGEMLKELEREICVASVVLIRCSDGWYAARQEEMQALLSKAQDEGDKTLEQSVAASRTPMLFPDQPLAHALPYFKNWPLLPVSNRAMRGVVEGVVTLQDVLDRYQQ; translated from the coding sequence ATGAGCGCGCAAGAACCGGTGGTGGTTCTGCAGGAGATGGAAGCTGCCGCAGAGCAACAGGTGGAACATTCTTCGAAGCGTGAAGGTCGCCTGTTTCTTCTGCTGAGCATTTTCATTGGACTGATCTCTGGCCTGCTGGTGGTTTCGTTCCGCATGGCCATTGAGTGGCTGACGGTGTTGCTGCAGGGGTCGGCGCCAGCGCCTCACCAGTTGCGATTGTTGATTGTGCCTACGGTGGTGGGTGTGGTGTTGGGACTGATGACGCGTTACGTCTTTCCGGATGTGCGCGGTTCTGGTGTTAACCAGACGAAGGCTGCTCTCTACATTCACAACGGCTACATCTCTACGAAGACGATGATCGGCAAGTTTCTGCTGGCTGCGTTGTCGATTGGTTCGGGACAATCGCTGGGGCCGGAGGATCCTTCGCTGCATTTAGGCGCTGGTGTGGCTTCGCGCATTGGGCGTTATGTGGGGTTGTCGCGTGCGAGGCTGCGGCTGTTTGGGCCTGTGGGTGCAGCGGCGGGTTTGGCTGCGGCGTTTAATGCGCCGATTACTGCTGTGCTGTTTGTGATTGAGGAAGTCATCGGGCAGTGGACAGCGGCGATTCTTGGGTCCATTGTTTTGTCCGCTGTTTCCGCGGTGGTGGTGGCGCGATGGTTCTGGGGATCGCAGGCGATGTTCCGCGTTCCGAACGTGAATCTGCGTGATCCGCGCGAGTTGCTGGCGTATGCGGTATTGGGTGTGATCGGCGGATTTGCATCGCTTCTGCTGACACGTGCATTGGAATATCTGCGGCCTCGTCTGCGGAGCCTGCCTGCGAATCGACAGGTGTTTGCGCCAGCGTTTGCTGGTTTGTTGGTCGGGGCGATTGCGTATCTTGGTGTGCCGCAAGTGTTGGGCGTGGGGTACGGCACTATGGATGCCGCCATGCACGCGGAGTACACGATTGGGTTTCTGCTGTTGCTGGCAGGGATCAAACTGCTGACGACTACGTTCTCGTTTTCATCCGGTGCGCCCGGTGGATTGTTTGCACCTGCGCTGTTCATTGGCGCAATGCTGGGTTCTGCGGTGGGGACGTTTGAACATCACTTCTTTCCATCGCTTACGGGTTCAGTGGGATCGTATGCGCTGGTGGGCATGGGTGTGTTCTTTGCGGCGTTCATTCGCGCGCCGCTTACGAGTGTGTTCATGATCATGGAGATGAGCGGCAACTACACGATTGTGTTGCCGGTAATTGTGTCGAACACGATTGCGTACATCATCTCGCGTTCGCTGCAGCCAGTGCCGATTCTTGAGGTCTTCACGCATCAGGATGGTCTGTATCTGCCCTCACTGGAAGAGGAGCGCGAAGATACGGAGTTACGGCTGGAAGATGCGTTACGACCTGCCGATGTTCCAGTGCTGAACGGCGGCGAGATGTTGAAGGAACTGGAGCGCGAGATTTGCGTTGCTTCTGTTGTTCTGATTCGTTGTAGCGATGGATGGTATGCCGCACGGCAGGAAGAGATGCAAGCGCTGTTGAGCAAGGCGCAGGATGAGGGCGACAAAACACTGGAGCAGAGCGTGGCGGCGAGCAGGACGCCGATGCTGTTTCCGGATCAGCCGCTGGCGCACGCTTTGCCTTACTTCAAGAACTGGCCTCTGTTGCCTGTCTCCAATCGCGCGATGCGTGGCGTGGTGGAAGGCGTGGTGACGCTGCAGGATGTGTTGGACCGTTATCAGCAATAA
- the tadA gene encoding tRNA adenosine(34) deaminase TadA: MTDQEAMYEAIAEAHAAEAEGEVPVGAIVLLDGQIIGRGNNRVIRDNDPTAHAEIVAMRNAAHHLHNYRLTGCTLVVTLEPCAMCAGAILHARIGRLVYAAADPKAGACGSVLEVMNHPRLNHRVEVIPGVLAEDCSSMLTQFFRARR, encoded by the coding sequence ATGACCGATCAGGAAGCCATGTACGAAGCCATCGCCGAAGCGCACGCCGCTGAGGCAGAAGGCGAAGTTCCCGTCGGCGCCATCGTTCTTCTTGACGGCCAGATCATTGGCCGCGGCAACAATCGCGTCATCCGCGACAACGATCCCACGGCCCACGCTGAAATCGTCGCCATGCGCAACGCCGCGCATCACCTGCACAACTACCGTCTCACTGGCTGCACGCTCGTCGTCACATTGGAGCCCTGCGCCATGTGCGCCGGAGCCATCCTCCACGCACGTATCGGTCGCCTCGTGTACGCCGCAGCCGATCCCAAGGCAGGCGCATGCGGCTCTGTGTTGGAAGTCATGAATCATCCACGCCTGAACCATCGAGTCGAAGTCATCCCTGGCGTCCTCGCCGAAGACTGCAGCTCCATGCTGACGCAATTCTTCCGCGCACGTCGATAG
- a CDS encoding glutaredoxin family protein, whose protein sequence is MDLKVYSADWCRDCFVAKRFLAQHNIPYTEVNIEKTPGAVDELVQNVGKKAIPQFVIDGKWIQPYRPGKGFLFDEMSTLFGVQQPG, encoded by the coding sequence ATGGATCTGAAGGTTTATTCCGCTGACTGGTGCCGCGACTGCTTCGTTGCTAAGCGCTTTCTGGCACAGCACAACATCCCCTACACCGAAGTCAACATTGAAAAGACTCCGGGCGCTGTTGATGAACTTGTTCAGAACGTAGGCAAGAAAGCCATCCCGCAATTCGTCATCGATGGCAAATGGATACAGCCATACCGTCCCGGCAAGGGCTTCCTATTCGATGAGATGTCGACACTGTTCGGCGTACAGCAGCCGGGATAA